The following proteins are co-located in the Flectobacillus major DSM 103 genome:
- a CDS encoding KdsC family phosphatase — protein MINQEKLNQITTFVFDIDGVMTDGSVHVLETGEHYRTFYIRDGYALERAVKAGYRICVITGGKHDGVKKRLENLKIHDVFMGSGGKSKLEIYEGWLANSGVKEEEILYMGDDIPDYQVMERPHLFATCPADACDEILAISQYVSPFNGGRGAVRDIIEQVMRAKNEWLVF, from the coding sequence ATGATAAATCAAGAAAAACTCAATCAAATAACAACCTTTGTGTTTGATATTGATGGCGTAATGACAGACGGCTCGGTACATGTACTCGAAACGGGCGAGCATTATCGTACATTTTATATTCGTGATGGTTATGCCCTAGAAAGAGCCGTAAAAGCAGGTTATAGAATTTGTGTTATTACTGGCGGTAAGCATGATGGTGTAAAAAAACGCTTAGAAAACCTTAAAATTCACGATGTATTTATGGGTTCGGGAGGAAAAAGTAAACTCGAAATCTATGAAGGTTGGTTGGCTAATTCGGGCGTGAAGGAAGAAGAAATCTTGTATATGGGCGACGATATTCCCGACTATCAGGTCATGGAGCGTCCACATCTTTTTGCCACTTGTCCAGCCGATGCCTGCGATGAAATTTTGGCTATTTCACAATATGTATCACCATTCAACGGAGGCCGTGGAGCTGTTAGAGACATCATTGAGCAAGTAATGCGTGCCAAAAATGAATGGTTGGTATTTTAA
- a CDS encoding pirin family protein yields MRNHQRKEYPMNTVKKTLHLANTRGKADHGWLKTNLTFSFAGYYDPSRVHFGALRVLNDDYIAGGKGFGMHPHDNMEIITIPTSGVVAHRDNFGNEGVITVGEVQVMSAGTGVYHSEFNHLRDQALTLFQIWLFPNAENVKPRYDQKSFDLAGRQNRFQLLVSPSDDQSDDALWIHQYAYFSMGNFDPGQEFSYQIKRPGNGLYVFVVKGEVETTGEKLATRDGLGLENIDQVDFKTTDGVELLLMEVPML; encoded by the coding sequence ATGAGAAATCATCAAAGAAAGGAGTACCCCATGAATACTGTTAAGAAAACACTCCATCTTGCCAACACAAGAGGAAAAGCCGACCACGGCTGGTTGAAAACTAATTTAACATTCTCTTTCGCTGGTTATTATGACCCTTCAAGGGTTCATTTTGGAGCTTTGCGAGTACTGAATGATGATTATATTGCTGGAGGAAAAGGCTTTGGAATGCACCCACACGACAATATGGAAATCATTACGATTCCTACTTCGGGCGTGGTTGCTCACCGAGACAACTTTGGTAACGAAGGTGTTATCACTGTTGGCGAGGTACAAGTAATGAGTGCTGGAACGGGTGTATACCACTCAGAGTTTAATCACTTACGAGACCAAGCTCTCACTTTGTTCCAAATTTGGTTATTTCCGAATGCGGAAAATGTAAAACCTCGTTACGACCAAAAATCGTTTGACTTAGCAGGCCGTCAAAATCGTTTTCAATTGTTAGTGAGTCCATCCGACGACCAATCTGACGATGCTCTTTGGATACATCAATACGCCTATTTTAGTATGGGAAATTTTGATCCAGGACAAGAGTTTTCTTATCAAATTAAACGTCCAGGCAATGGTTTATATGTTTTTGTGGTAAAGGGAGAGGTAGAAACCACTGGCGAAAAATTAGCAACAAGAGATGGCCTTGGCCTTGAAAATATCGACCAAGTAGACTTCAAAACTACCGATGGTGTCGAGCTACTATTGATGGAAGTTCCTATGCTTTAA
- a CDS encoding YceI family protein, with protein MSTTTWAIDPAHSEVQFKVKHLVITTVTGHFQEFSGTVEAGEGFADAKITFEANVASINTNSEQRDGHLKSGDFFDAEAFPTLSFTSTSFTKDGSDFKLTGDLTIKGVTLPVTFDVDYEGTATDPWGNVKAGFEVKGKINRKDFGLSWNAITEAGSALVSEEVKLVGNIQLVKQA; from the coding sequence ATGTCAACTACAACATGGGCAATCGACCCAGCACACTCAGAAGTACAGTTTAAAGTAAAGCACTTGGTTATTACAACAGTAACTGGTCATTTCCAAGAATTTTCAGGAACAGTTGAAGCAGGTGAAGGTTTTGCTGATGCAAAAATCACATTTGAAGCTAATGTTGCTTCTATCAACACCAACAGCGAACAACGTGATGGCCACTTGAAAAGCGGTGATTTCTTCGATGCCGAGGCTTTCCCTACTTTATCATTTACGTCAACATCATTCACTAAAGATGGTAGCGATTTTAAATTAACTGGCGACCTTACTATCAAAGGAGTAACTTTGCCAGTAACATTCGATGTCGATTATGAAGGAACTGCTACTGACCCTTGGGGAAATGTAAAAGCTGGTTTTGAAGTAAAAGGTAAAATCAATCGTAAAGATTTCGGTTTGTCTTGGAATGCCATCACCGAAGCTGGTAGTGCTTTAGTAAGCGAAGAAGTAAAACTTGTTGGTAATATCCAATTAGTAAAACAAGCATAA
- a CDS encoding helix-turn-helix domain-containing protein, translating to MKTLRLDEVSSSKMHIEVNTMQWIDVNRQNTIQEMHKHDYYVIIWVKEGEGTHIVDFNEYPLEPNSFWFLSPGQAHIFHLVQPPQGYVISFGSDFFSTFENNRELLINSGLFHNILQFKSFQLDITATQGLEELIKKMQDEIGANANFQDEMLRSLLKMFLISCSRLFSSQMTNTVESSKAICMVRRFQDLVEERFQEKSKVADYAESLGVTPSHLNDTVKKITGMPASEHIKQRVILEIKRKANFGMLSAKEIAYEMGFDDEAHFSKYFKNNAGITFSDYKKQLFQPSFKQVF from the coding sequence ATGAAAACGCTTCGACTCGACGAGGTTAGTTCCTCTAAAATGCACATTGAGGTTAATACGATGCAATGGATAGATGTTAACCGCCAAAATACTATCCAAGAGATGCACAAACACGATTATTACGTGATTATCTGGGTAAAAGAAGGAGAAGGCACCCATATTGTTGATTTTAACGAATACCCCCTAGAGCCTAATTCATTTTGGTTTTTGTCGCCAGGGCAAGCCCATATTTTTCATTTGGTACAGCCTCCTCAGGGTTATGTGATTTCTTTTGGTAGTGACTTTTTTTCTACTTTCGAAAATAATCGAGAATTGTTGATTAACTCTGGGCTGTTTCACAATATTCTTCAGTTTAAGTCCTTTCAATTAGATATTACCGCCACCCAAGGTTTAGAAGAACTCATCAAAAAAATGCAGGACGAAATTGGGGCTAATGCCAATTTTCAAGATGAAATGCTGCGTTCTTTATTAAAAATGTTTTTGATTAGTTGCTCTAGACTTTTTTCTTCACAAATGACCAATACCGTAGAATCGTCAAAAGCTATTTGTATGGTTCGTCGCTTTCAAGATTTAGTAGAAGAGCGTTTTCAAGAAAAAAGCAAAGTGGCCGATTATGCCGAAAGTCTTGGTGTTACACCAAGCCATCTGAACGATACGGTAAAAAAAATAACTGGAATGCCAGCCTCCGAGCATATCAAACAACGGGTTATTCTTGAAATTAAACGAAAAGCCAATTTTGGTATGTTGTCGGCCAAAGAAATTGCCTACGAGATGGGCTTTGACGATGAGGCTCATTTTTCAAAATACTTTAAAAATAACGCAGGAATAACCTTCTCTGATTATAAAAAACAGTTGTTTCAACCCTCTTTTAAACAAGTTTTTTAG